The following are encoded together in the Deltaproteobacteria bacterium HGW-Deltaproteobacteria-18 genome:
- a CDS encoding HAD family hydrolase, whose protein sequence is MKYKAVVFDMDGTLLDTLADLADAMNRVLADQGFTTHPVDAYRNFVGSGASRLVARALPADRQDENLRTRCLQSFLREYEAGWRSKTCLYEGVRELLDALAARKVPMAVLTNKPQAFAELCMREFLARWDFALTLGQMPGVAVKPDPAGPRQVISHLGVRPEEILYLGDTDVDMFTAVNAGMHPVGVLWGFRPERELLDAGAAVILRHPMELMPLLD, encoded by the coding sequence ATGAAATACAAAGCTGTCGTTTTTGATATGGACGGAACCCTGCTCGACACTCTGGCGGATCTGGCGGACGCCATGAACCGGGTGCTCGCGGATCAGGGTTTTACGACTCACCCCGTGGACGCCTACCGGAATTTCGTAGGCAGCGGGGCAAGCCGTCTCGTAGCCCGCGCACTGCCTGCAGACCGGCAGGATGAAAATCTGCGAACGCGGTGCCTGCAATCCTTTCTGCGTGAATACGAAGCCGGTTGGAGGAGCAAGACCTGTCTCTATGAGGGGGTGCGCGAGCTGCTGGATGCGCTTGCGGCCAGAAAGGTTCCCATGGCCGTGCTGACCAACAAACCTCAGGCCTTCGCCGAGCTCTGCATGCGTGAGTTCCTTGCGCGCTGGGATTTCGCGCTGACCCTGGGACAGATGCCTGGTGTCGCGGTGAAACCCGATCCGGCCGGACCAAGACAGGTCATCAGCCATCTGGGCGTGCGGCCGGAGGAGATCCTGTATCTTGGGGACACGGACGTGGACATGTTCACGGCCGTCAACGCCGGGATGCACCCGGTTGGCGTGCTCTGGGGATTCAGGCCCGAAAGGGAGCTGCTTGATGCCGGGGCGGCGGTTATCTTGCGCCATCCCATGGAACTGATGCCTCTGCTTGACTAG
- a CDS encoding 4Fe-4S ferredoxin, producing the protein MYRFGAQCIVFSPTGTTRQVLESITLGLAPEFRSQLELTHPVLKQVPGEYQGEDAGVALIGMPVHAGRIPALAVTRLRASVRGNGRKAVLVVVYGNRAYDDALLELRDLAMELGFVPFAAAAFVGEHSFSTSDFAVAQGRPDKMDLDKALEFGESVRKKMIEVREDWGNERLLHVPGNFPYREGVQPALISPETDALKCVLCGDCVEPCPTSAISLKGDTVDTDKMSCLRCCACIRACPSGARVMLHPKILEFGRTLHEKFAIRREPELFV; encoded by the coding sequence ATGTACAGATTTGGTGCACAGTGCATCGTGTTCTCCCCCACGGGCACGACCAGGCAGGTTCTTGAGTCAATAACATTGGGCCTTGCGCCTGAATTCCGGTCGCAACTGGAGTTGACGCACCCTGTCCTGAAACAGGTGCCTGGCGAATATCAAGGTGAAGATGCCGGGGTGGCGCTTATCGGCATGCCCGTCCATGCAGGACGGATTCCCGCTTTGGCCGTGACGAGACTTCGCGCTTCAGTGCGTGGAAATGGACGCAAGGCGGTACTTGTCGTTGTCTACGGCAACAGGGCCTATGATGATGCCCTGCTGGAACTTCGTGATCTGGCAATGGAATTGGGGTTTGTGCCTTTCGCGGCAGCGGCCTTCGTGGGGGAGCATTCCTTTTCCACGTCGGATTTTGCCGTGGCTCAAGGGCGTCCTGATAAAATGGACCTGGATAAGGCCTTGGAGTTTGGAGAAAGCGTACGGAAGAAAATGATCGAAGTCAGGGAAGACTGGGGCAACGAGCGACTGCTGCATGTGCCGGGAAATTTTCCATATCGCGAAGGAGTTCAACCTGCTTTGATCTCGCCCGAGACCGACGCGCTTAAATGCGTTCTTTGCGGTGATTGCGTCGAACCCTGCCCCACCAGCGCCATCAGTCTGAAAGGCGACACCGTCGACACCGACAAGATGTCATGCCTGCGCTGCTGCGCGTGCATCCGTGCCTGTCCGTCAGGGGCCAGAGTCATGCTTCATCCGAAAATTCTGGAGTTTGGGCGCACCTTGCATGAAAAATTTGCCATCCGCCGCGAACCCGAGCTGTTTGTTTGA
- a CDS encoding protease — translation MSKKILMLVGDYVEDYEVMVPFQALTMLGYDVEAVCPDKKAGEFVRTSIHDFEGDQTYSEKRGHNFTLNKDFDAVVSADYVGLVVPGGRAPEYIRLNPRVLEIVREFDSAGKPIAAICHGPLVLVTAGVLKGKSCAAYPACGPDVTCAGGKYADIALDKAHVDGNLVTAPAWPAHPDWIAKFAALLGARISI, via the coding sequence ATGTCCAAAAAAATACTGATGCTGGTTGGTGACTACGTCGAGGATTACGAGGTCATGGTCCCTTTTCAGGCCCTGACCATGCTCGGTTACGATGTCGAGGCGGTCTGCCCTGACAAGAAGGCCGGGGAGTTTGTGCGCACGTCCATCCACGATTTCGAGGGGGACCAGACATACAGTGAAAAGCGGGGCCACAACTTCACCCTGAACAAGGATTTCGATGCGGTGGTCTCGGCCGATTATGTCGGGCTGGTCGTTCCCGGCGGCCGCGCTCCGGAATACATCCGCCTCAATCCGCGAGTGCTTGAAATCGTGCGCGAGTTCGACTCGGCAGGAAAACCCATCGCGGCCATCTGCCACGGTCCGCTCGTTCTCGTCACGGCCGGGGTTCTCAAAGGCAAGAGCTGTGCGGCCTATCCCGCCTGCGGGCCGGACGTGACCTGTGCCGGCGGCAAGTACGCCGACATCGCCCTGGACAAGGCCCATGTGGACGGCAATCTCGTCACAGCTCCGGCCTGGCCCGCGCATCCGGACTGGATCGCTAAGTTCGCCGCGCTGCTTGGAGCCAGGATATCCATCTAG
- a CDS encoding aldo/keto reductase: MLYRKMPKNGDELSILGFGCMRLPMVDGKIDEARAIAQIRGAIDNGVNYVDTAWPYLGGQSEPLLGKALQDGYRERVQVATKLPTWLVSSREDMDRYLNAQLERLGTDHIDYYLVHALDGTSWDGIEPLGIREFLDQAKKDGRIVNAGFSFHGLPEDFNRIVDAYPWVFCQIQYNFMDQEFQAGTQGLKYAASKDIGVIIMEPLRGGNLALPTPPPAVAEIWGEASIRRSPVEWALRWVWNHPEVTVVLSGMNEEAHVEQNLAIASQAHAASLTGEELDLVDRVRITYQELMQVGCTGCAYCMPCPMGVQIPKCFDFFNKMHMFGNAEEAKYLYIAFAGGVTSKAEPGFASQCVACGECREKCPQQIAIPEVLERVAAEMEGPDFQTRVDAIRNHFKTKLK, from the coding sequence ATGCTGTACAGAAAAATGCCGAAAAACGGCGATGAGCTATCCATCCTGGGCTTTGGGTGCATGCGCCTGCCCATGGTTGACGGGAAGATCGACGAGGCGCGAGCCATCGCCCAGATTCGTGGCGCCATCGACAACGGGGTGAATTACGTGGACACGGCCTGGCCCTACCTTGGAGGGCAGAGCGAGCCGCTGCTTGGCAAGGCCCTGCAGGACGGATATCGTGAGCGGGTCCAGGTCGCCACCAAGCTGCCGACCTGGCTGGTCAGCAGCCGCGAGGACATGGACCGCTATCTGAACGCCCAACTGGAACGGTTGGGGACGGACCATATCGACTATTACCTGGTCCACGCCCTGGATGGGACTTCATGGGACGGCATTGAGCCTCTCGGCATCCGTGAATTCCTTGATCAGGCCAAAAAGGACGGGCGCATCGTCAACGCCGGTTTTTCCTTTCACGGGCTGCCCGAGGATTTCAACCGCATCGTCGATGCCTATCCCTGGGTGTTCTGCCAGATCCAATACAACTTCATGGACCAGGAATTTCAAGCCGGAACGCAAGGTCTGAAATATGCCGCGTCCAAGGATATCGGCGTGATCATCATGGAGCCCCTGCGCGGGGGCAACTTGGCCCTGCCAACCCCGCCTCCGGCCGTGGCCGAAATCTGGGGCGAAGCCAGCATCAGGCGTTCTCCGGTGGAATGGGCCCTGCGCTGGGTCTGGAATCATCCGGAGGTCACGGTGGTCCTGTCGGGCATGAACGAAGAGGCCCATGTGGAGCAAAACCTGGCCATCGCCAGCCAGGCTCATGCCGCTTCCCTGACCGGGGAGGAGCTGGATTTGGTCGATCGGGTGCGGATCACGTATCAGGAACTGATGCAGGTCGGATGCACGGGTTGCGCCTACTGCATGCCCTGCCCAATGGGTGTCCAAATTCCCAAGTGTTTCGACTTCTTCAACAAGATGCACATGTTCGGGAACGCGGAGGAGGCGAAATACCTCTACATCGCCTTTGCGGGCGGCGTGACCAGCAAAGCCGAGCCCGGATTCGCCTCGCAATGCGTGGCTTGCGGTGAATGTCGGGAAAAATGCCCACAGCAAATCGCTATTCCGGAAGTTCTGGAACGGGTCGCCGCCGAGATGGAAGGCCCTGACTTTCAGACGCGGGTGGACGCGATCAGGAACCACTTCAAGACCAAACTCAAGTAG
- a CDS encoding chemotaxis protein has protein sequence MKTFAGWRWCDRELNNLNGPEKTMKKIPIRIKLIGGFMGLLILVCAGLGFIAYDQAKRSALNQVQENIQLMAQDGARLVRSRLDYYLVGIEGIANRDVIRSMNWDRQLMILERETERMKYLGMGVIDANGQARYPDGSTADLGDRTYFKEAMAGKSLFSNVIISRVTNSPVLILATPIRGFAGDIKGVLIARLDATLLSEITDNIKYGASGYSYIVDDKGVLIAHGNRQFVLDQRNFIEEGKKDPAFATLGAMLQRMIKGESGFEQYPFMGKDRFFGFAPIEGNGWSIAVGAMQDDVFAEVYGMRWMIGIASAIFFGVGIVIALLISRAILLPVKNCVDLLRDISEGEGDLTKRLPVESQDEIGLLAQYFNTFVEKLQRIIAEISGNAQTVASSATELSAVSKQTTQSVLSLSSKTSTVATAAEEMSANITSVAAGMEQTTTNLSSVAAATEEMTSTIGEIAGNTERARGTTDSAAHQVDNFAGILRELGVAAQEIGKVTDTISAISSQTNLLALNATIEAARAGDAGRGFAVVANEIKDLALKTAEATNDIRTKINGIQSATGSAVTDIGQIVKVISDVNEIVTTIAAAIEEQSAVTREVATNINQATTGVQDASSRSSEMSGVSRDIAQDITAVDSITSDIRSGGEQVQASAEELSKLAEQLKGLVGQFRI, from the coding sequence ATGAAGACTTTTGCCGGATGGCGTTGGTGTGACCGTGAACTGAACAACCTTAATGGTCCGGAGAAAACGATGAAGAAGATCCCGATTCGCATCAAATTGATCGGCGGTTTTATGGGTTTGCTGATCCTGGTCTGCGCCGGCCTTGGATTTATTGCCTATGACCAGGCCAAGCGTTCAGCCTTGAACCAGGTACAGGAGAATATCCAGCTCATGGCCCAAGACGGCGCGCGCTTGGTCAGGAGCCGTCTTGATTACTATCTGGTAGGCATCGAAGGGATCGCCAATCGAGACGTGATCCGATCCATGAACTGGGACCGGCAACTGATGATTCTGGAACGCGAAACCGAGCGCATGAAATATCTGGGCATGGGCGTCATCGATGCCAACGGACAGGCCAGGTATCCCGACGGCAGCACGGCCGACCTGGGTGACCGGACATATTTCAAGGAAGCCATGGCTGGAAAATCCCTGTTCTCCAATGTCATCATCAGTCGGGTCACCAATTCGCCGGTCCTGATTCTCGCCACTCCTATCCGGGGATTTGCCGGAGATATCAAGGGAGTCCTGATCGCACGCCTCGACGCCACCTTGCTGAGCGAGATCACGGACAACATCAAGTATGGAGCGTCAGGGTATTCATACATAGTCGATGACAAAGGAGTGCTCATCGCCCACGGAAACCGTCAATTCGTGCTTGATCAGCGCAACTTCATCGAAGAGGGCAAGAAAGATCCCGCATTCGCCACATTGGGCGCGATGCTTCAACGCATGATCAAGGGTGAGTCCGGATTTGAGCAGTACCCGTTCATGGGCAAGGATCGCTTCTTCGGGTTCGCGCCCATCGAGGGCAATGGCTGGTCCATTGCCGTGGGGGCCATGCAGGATGACGTGTTCGCGGAAGTGTATGGCATGCGCTGGATGATCGGCATTGCCTCTGCGATCTTTTTTGGCGTCGGCATCGTCATCGCCCTGCTGATCAGCCGGGCCATCCTGCTCCCGGTCAAAAACTGCGTGGACCTGCTGCGGGACATCTCCGAGGGCGAAGGCGATCTGACCAAGCGACTCCCGGTGGAAAGCCAGGATGAGATCGGTCTTCTGGCACAATATTTCAACACGTTTGTCGAAAAGCTCCAGCGCATAATCGCCGAAATAAGCGGCAATGCCCAGACCGTGGCCTCTTCGGCCACGGAGCTTTCAGCGGTGAGCAAGCAGACGACGCAAAGCGTGCTCTCCCTCTCATCCAAGACCTCCACCGTGGCTACCGCGGCGGAAGAGATGAGCGCGAACATCACCTCCGTCGCGGCAGGCATGGAGCAGACCACGACCAACCTGTCATCGGTGGCGGCGGCCACGGAAGAGATGACCTCCACCATCGGGGAGATCGCAGGCAATACCGAACGCGCCCGTGGAACCACCGACAGCGCCGCCCATCAGGTCGACAATTTCGCGGGCATCCTGCGCGAACTTGGAGTTGCCGCGCAGGAAATCGGCAAGGTCACGGATACGATCTCCGCGATATCGTCACAGACCAACCTTCTGGCCCTCAATGCCACCATCGAGGCGGCCAGGGCCGGGGATGCGGGACGGGGATTCGCCGTTGTGGCCAACGAGATCAAGGATCTGGCTCTGAAGACCGCCGAGGCCACCAACGACATCAGGACCAAGATCAACGGAATCCAGAGCGCCACGGGCAGCGCGGTCACGGATATCGGCCAGATCGTCAAGGTCATAAGCGACGTGAACGAGATCGTCACAACCATCGCTGCGGCCATCGAAGAGCAGTCCGCCGTCACCCGGGAAGTGGCCACAAACATCAACCAGGCCACGACAGGCGTTCAGGACGCATCCTCACGATCCTCGGAGATGTCCGGAGTGTCCAGGGACATCGCCCAGGACATAACCGCGGTCGACTCGATCACCAGCGACATCCGTTCCGGCGGCGAACAGGTCCAGGCCAGCGCGGAAGAGCTCTCGAAACTCGCGGAGCAGCTCAAGGGACTGGTGGGGCAGTTCAGGATATAG
- a CDS encoding alkyl hydroperoxide reductase yields the protein MSVLVTRQAPNFTAPSVTPGGNIKDFTLSSLRGKYVVLFFWPLDFTFVCPTEIIAHDRRLKDFRDRGVEVVGISIDSQFTHFAWRSTPVDQGGIGPVGFHMVADVKHEITQAYGIEHPEAGVALRASFLIDRDGVVQHQVVNNLPLGRNVDEMLRLIDALQFTEKHGEVCPAGWKKGDLGMKPDAVGVADYLSKNVENL from the coding sequence ATGAGCGTACTCGTAACAAGACAGGCACCGAATTTCACCGCACCTTCCGTCACTCCGGGAGGCAACATCAAAGACTTCACCCTCTCCTCGTTGCGCGGAAAGTATGTCGTGCTTTTTTTCTGGCCTCTTGATTTCACCTTTGTCTGCCCCACCGAAATCATCGCCCACGATCGTCGCCTCAAGGATTTTCGCGACCGGGGCGTTGAAGTGGTCGGCATTTCCATCGACTCCCAGTTCACCCACTTTGCATGGCGCTCCACCCCCGTTGACCAGGGCGGAATCGGTCCGGTGGGATTCCACATGGTCGCGGACGTAAAGCACGAGATCACCCAGGCCTACGGCATCGAACATCCTGAAGCCGGCGTAGCCCTGCGTGCCTCTTTCCTGATCGACCGTGACGGCGTTGTGCAGCATCAGGTTGTGAACAACCTTCCGCTTGGACGCAACGTGGATGAAATGCTGCGACTCATCGACGCCCTGCAGTTCACCGAAAAGCACGGTGAAGTCTGCCCTGCCGGTTGGAAAAAAGGCGACCTCGGCATGAAGCCAGACGCCGTCGGCGTGGCCGACTATCTCTCCAAAAACGTGGAAAACCTTTAG